A region of the Sarcophilus harrisii chromosome 3, mSarHar1.11, whole genome shotgun sequence genome:
tatatatatatatatggatcaaCAGAAGGAATTGGAGATGTTTATCTTGGAAAAGAGACTCATGGGAGGCATGATAGCTTTCTCTAGATATTTCTGGAGCTGCTATTGTATGATAGAGGGTTCAGACTCATTCTGTTTAGGGTCATCCATTATTCTATGCTGCCTCCCAACAAAGCGTCTGAATGTCCCAGATCCTACAGATGATACCCCCTAAAGGCTTGGTGAGCTTTGCTCAGTTATCGTATAAGGTAATCCAAGTCCTTGTAGGGGAGTCGTggggaatgaaaggagaaagagcattAAATGCACGAGCTTACCTGTACCTATGGCTGTACAAAGCAGTACAGGGCCACTTAAAAATCTGGCAGCACTGTTATGCTGGTGAATATGTACAAGTAGGTAAAACCTCAATGAAAAATGGTAATGTTGATGTCAGTATTTAATGCCTGGAATGTTGGGGCTGGGAAGATGCTTAGAGAAAATCTGATCCaataaaacaaggaaactgaagatcaaatgagggaAATGATTGACTTAAGATCAAATAGCCAGGTAGGGACAGAACTGGGGCTAGAATATAGTTCCTGGTTCCACATTaaatgttttttggtttgttttccctttgtgtcctctctccccctctctccccaatACCACACTTCAGGAGGTCTGGCCCAGAAACAAACATATCAGGATTTAAGAAACCAAGGAAGAACTTATCTGTCTCCCTCCCCAGGAATATCATATGACGTGCTGAGTGTCCTGGGTCTCAAGGCGAGAATACCTGCTTGACGGCTTCATTGATAATCAGGTAACGACTGGAGCGTCGCAAAGGCAGGCAGAAGCTGTAGACAGCATGCAGAGAGGcacagaagaaactgaggaggCCGATCTGTTTGCGGTGCTGGAGCCAGTGGTCGAGCCAGTCAGGAAATCGGCTGTATTTGGTGCCCCAGTAGAGCTGCAGGGCGGCGGCCAGGACCCCGGGGAGGTACACCAGGGACAGCATGACGTACGCCACGCAGGGCAAGGTGGTATTGACCACCGAGAGGGGGAGTTTATAAAACTTGTTCTTGCGCTCTTGGATATATGGTTGTAACACATCCCGGATGAAGTTATAGGTATAGAAGCAGATAAAGAGCCCGAGGGCCAAGATGGCTGGAATCTTCCACTTGGGGAGGAGTCGGAGGGGGATAGCCTCAATCTCCTTGGCATATGCCAGTGACCCCATGTCTACCGGGATGAAGCCCATGGCTCGGGCTATCTCTGAGACTTTATATTTCGCTTTCTGCTGATCTCCGGAAATTAGCACCTAGAGGGAAATTAATACCAGGAAACAAGCTTGTCAAAGGGCAATCAGATCCCAGGaaatcagagctgggagggatcttgTCAATCTCTTAGTTCAATCAGACACCAGCCCCATTCCATGTCCTCCCCTGCTACATTCTTGTTGTGATACATGCTTTTCACCCCCTTGGTGATGGCAATTGTTAGACGGAAGAATCCTGGTGAAAATCAATCTGAGaaagttttataattttcaaagggTCCCAATATCCATTAATCATCTCAGATATTACTAATTCCATGTCATGGATTGAAGTTAAAATCACAGAGTGAATTAGTGGAAGGGTTAGGATTACTATTCTGTGTCCCTGAGTCTAAAACTAGCATTCTTTCCTGTACAACATGCTGCTTCCTGGCCTCTGGCTATACAATTAGAAATCTTCTTCACTTGCCAAAATGCTTCAGCTgtcttctccctccatctctgtgGCTCACTTCTGCCTTGgtgaattccttccttttcaggtCCCTTTTATGTATTTAAGTTTCTCAAGGCCAAGGACTGCCCTTCTTTGCTCTTATCACCAATGCTTAGTATAGTCCCTGGCCTTggataagtacttaataaatgcttggagaCTTGGACTGATTTTAGAGGATTTTATCTCTAATAACTAGGAATTCAACTGAGAAACTAGAAGTTCAGAATTCTtgctatgttgttgttgtttttcagctGTGTTGGACTCTCTGATCTCATTTGGGGTATTCccggcaaagatactggaaagagttgtcatttctttctccagcccattttacagatgaggaaactgaggcaagcagggtgagatgacttgtccaggatcacacagctaataagtatctgaggctaaatttgaagcCAGGagaatgaatcttcctaactccaagtctattGTACAGACATTAGCCATTAGGGTTAGCTTTGAATGTTCCCTCACTTCATCAGTCATACACATAACACATTCCCAAGTGGTTTGTCTATGGTTGAGACATCCCTAAAAGAATATTGTGTCTCCTACCCCACCTTCTTTCATTGCCCCAGGTGCTTGGCAGCAGTGCTTTTGCAGTCTACCATCTATAGAAAgtatctttataaattttgctTGAGACTTGGACTCTacactttcaatttcttttctaaatcataTACAGTGCCAAGAAGATCTCTTTCTGTGGCTTCCTGCTGCCCATCAAATAAAGTACAACTCTGctttacttttaagaaaaaaggcataaaataatGTCAACGATTCCACTGGACATCTCTTTACTTTCCTACGTGAACACTTCCTTTGAGCTATTTTGGGTTTACTTCCCACCAAACATGCCATGGATATTCTACCTGATAGCCTGAGTTCCAATCAGCCTTAGTCCTCTACTTCATCACTAGTCTCTACTTAACTCTTCCACCACATCCTATCACAGCACCTCCCCCACTCTCCTGTTCTgattttagcttccttttgtgtgtgttGTCTTCTCtgttaaaactataaatttctcaaggacagggactatttttctatttgtatccatggcacatagtaaatgcttaataaatgtttcttaatttttattcctAATGTCCTCCCTATTTGAAATActattcctttattcctttcctcttctattcaTCCAAATTTTACTCCACCCAAAGCAACTTTACTTCTCTAACTACCTCAAATCCTACTGTACTTTTTTTCTGTGTTCCTAGCCTTTCTCAATTTAGGAAGTTATTATATATTGTTCCATTAGCCACTCATTGTTAATCTTCTCATCAACTACACAGTAATCCTCTCTGAAGGCAAAGCCCATGCCCCTATTTCTATACCCCTTATACCAGAATATAGGACTGTGTACATATTAAGCACTATACAAATACTTGTATTAATGACCAATATGAATTCTTTGTATATGGGCCTATATCTTCTATCTCAGACTATTGTTTTGCATGAAACTACTCTCTTTTCTAGTCTGAATTCCAAATACCATTAAATACTGCtcttagtatttttctttctcttagtttAGCAACCATTCTGAATTAGAATTCTGTGTTCAGGTCTAAGAgacatttctctgtctcttgctctccTCTTCCAGAAGCACTTCATTCCATTCTGTTTCTCCCACAAACCTACCTGTTTGTTCCCATCTTTTGGACCAGACTGCAGGGACCAGGCAGAGATGACATTGAAGGCCTTGACAACCGTGCAGCTAGGGAAGAGGGAAGCAAGGTATTCGGCATTAGACTCCCGCTGCTGGAGGTGCTCCTTCTCCGTGCTGTTGCTCACATCCACAAGGATCTTGCCCACCAGCAGGTCACTCAAGCTACTGAGCGTAGAGTAGTGCTCTCGGTACATGGCCACAAAGATGATTTCAGGTGTGCTCACAGCCTCTGCTTGCAAGATTACCTGGGCTGCAGCAGGAAACAACCCTGCTGTTCTTTTTGGGTTGCGGCTCCCAACAATGACTCTGAAGCCTGAGCCCACTAGGCGTGTGGCCAAAGAACGGGCAAAGTCACCACTGCCCAGGATGCCCACTGTCTGGGACTGGCTGGGAATCTCTATGAGGTTGGGGTTGCTCTCCACAAGCTGACAAGAAATTAGGGGCTCGTCCATGTCTCCAGAcattttttcagctgaaatgaaaaaacaagCAGCTGTAGTCAATTCTCCCTTCATCAATACTCCATCATCTGTTTCAATTCTTCACCATAAACTCAAGAAAGGTGATAAAGAAATGAGTTAAGAATTTCATTTGGAAATTTCAAATTTTAGTATCTTCAACTTGAAAAATCTgttattgtatatgtgtgtgcaatacacacatctgtgtatatgtgcatgcgCATGAATATATGTGAAAGAGTGGTGCTGCTGAATGACatgattctgtttatttatttttaatctttgccacaaaaccccaaatggagtaacaaagagttaaattatatttttattttgctaaacatttctcaattactttaaaaaaatagctttttatattcaaaatatatgcaaaaaaattttccccctgaggcaagtggggttaagtcacacagctaggaagtattaagtgtttgaactcaggtcctcctgacttcagggttggttctctatccactgtaccacctagctgcccccaaaaagtttttaacatttagccttgcaaaatcttgtgttccaaaattttctcccttccttctccctcccccctccccatgtgagtaagtaattcaatatattaaacgtgtaattcttctatacatatttccacaattatgctgcacaagaaaaatcagatcaaaaggggggggggaagtgagaaagaaaacacaatgcaagcaaacaataacaaaaagggtgaaaatattatattgtgatccccattcagtccccatagtctctctggctgcagatggctctctccatcataagtctattggaattagcccgaatcacctcattgctatGATTCTATGTTTAGAGATTAAACTTAAGGATCATATTAGTAGTAAAACCCAAATCTGAGGATTCCTAAATTAGTCTTCTTTCACTCAGTCTTATTTATTGCCCATCTTTttttcacatatacacatacctatatatgCTATATctgctttccctttttcccagaTCAATGCCACATACAttcacaaaatgtaaaaaaaagctGAAATGGGTCTTTAGAGATATCCAGGCTGACTGCTTCATTTTATGAGacagaaactgaaaactaaataAGGAAATTTTTCCAAGATCCTATCCAGTAATAAAGCCAGAACTAGAACCCAAGTTTAGTGTCCCATTCCCATTCTCTCATGGCTCTCTACCTTCCTGGATAATATCTTTCACAGAGAAGTTTGGGGTGACAGGACCACATAAGAATACCATTATACTAGCCCATGGCCATGGCTCCAGGGCctaaaataaatgtaatggatACAGTTCAACCTCTACCCTTTGTGTATCCACGTGTGTTGATGGGACCATCATCTAACAGCAGACAAAGCTGGTCATTTTATGGAGGAGCAGAATAGATAGCTTATTCTCTATGTGACCTAAGCCTTGATCACTTTACCCcagtggacctcagtttccttacatgaaaaacaaaatctctgcattctaaagttccttccagctttaaatttatgactCTCTTGGTTCCTTCTTTATATCTCACTTATATGACTTTGTCTTTGACTCTCAAGGAAAAGATCTTGAGGGTGGGTTTTTATTAGAGGAATGAGAAGAAATTGTATCtgattagaagtggaaaggagacAACACTGAATAgatgaaaagatagagaaaggggaaagggacagTACAGGCAAACTTTGTttcatggaaagaacactgaacttgcaggcagagccaagatggcagagtaaagacagggacttgcccaagttctCCCTCAAACTGCTCTGAATTTCTTTAAATagtgattctaaacaaattttagagcatcaggatatacagaaaaaaatggaatgaaacaattttccagctaaAGTCAACTTAGAAGGTCaaaaggaaagaacactggacttgtaggctggagatgggttcaaatcctggctagGCTGCTTGCTAataactgtatttttttaaatgttaatgacttattttattaaaaaaatttttttagctttttatttacaaatatatgcataggtaatttttcagcattgacagttgcaaatccttttgtgctaacttttcccctccttctccccaaccctttccccagatggcaggttgaccaatacatgttaaatatgttaaagtataagttaaatactatatatatacacacacatgtccaaccagttattttgctgtataaaaagagtcagactttgaaatagtgtacaattagcctgtgaaggaaataaaaaatgcaggcagataaaaatagaggggttgggaattctatgtagtggttcatagtcatctcccagagttctttcgctgggcgtagctggttcagttcattattgctccattggaaatgatttggttgatctcattgctgaggatagccacgtccatcagaattgatcatcatatagtattgttgttgaagtat
Encoded here:
- the STEAP3 gene encoding metalloreductase STEAP3 isoform X4, giving the protein MKSKRSLAMANGNQLEQKCCPADKSCDSHGEGCPSQQKSDKDTEAPKDHVTPQAEKMSGDMDEPLISCQLVESNPNLIEIPSQSQTVGILGSGDFARSLATRLVGSGFRVIVGSRNPKRTAGLFPAAAQVILQAEAVSTPEIIFVAMYREHYSTLSSLSDLLVGKILVDVSNSTEKEHLQQRESNAEYLASLFPSCTVVKAFNVISAWSLQSGPKDGNKQVLISGDQQKAKYKVSEIARAMGFIPVDMGSLAYAKEIEAIPLRLLPKWKIPAILALGLFICFYTYNFIRDVLQPYIQERKNKFYKLPLSVVNTTLPCVAYVMLSLVYLPGVLAAALQLYWGTKYSRFPDWLDHWLQHRKQIGLLSFFCASLHAVYSFCLPLRRSSRYLIINEAVKQVLANKSNIWNEEEVWRMEIYISLGILALGILSLLAITSLPSISNSLNWREFTFVQLLE
- the STEAP3 gene encoding metalloreductase STEAP3 isoform X5: MKSKRSLAMANGNQLEQKCCPADKSCDSHGEGCPSQQKSDKDTEAPKDHVTPQAEKMSGDMDEPLISCQLVESNPNLIEIPSQSQTVGILGSGDFARSLATRLVGSGFRVIVGSRNPKRTAGLFPAAAQVILQAEAVSTPEIIFVAMYREHYSTLSSLSDLLVGKILVDVSNSTEKEHLQQRESNAEYLASLFPSCTVVKAFNVISAWSLQSGPKDGNKQVLISGDQQKAKYKVSEIARAMGFIPVDMGSLAYAKEIEAIPLRLLPKWKIPAILALGLFICFYTYNFIRDVLQPYIQERKNKFYKLPLSVVNTTLPCVAYVMLSLVYLPGVLAAALQLYWGTKYSRFPDWLDHWLQHRKQIGLLSFFCASLHAVYSFCLPLRRSSRYLIINEAVKQVLANKSNIWNEEEVWRMEIYISLGILALGILSLLAITSLPSISNSLNWREFTFVQE
- the STEAP3 gene encoding metalloreductase STEAP3 isoform X2, with translation MKSKRSLAMANGNQLEQKCCPADKSCDSHGEGCPSQQKSDKDTEAPKDHVTPQAEKMSGDMDEPLISCQLVESNPNLIEIPSQSQTVGILGSGDFARSLATRLVGSGFRVIVGSRNPKRTAGLFPAAAQVILQAEAVSTPEIIFVAMYREHYSTLSSLSDLLVGKILVDVSNSTEKEHLQQRESNAEYLASLFPSCTVVKAFNVISAWSLQSGPKDGNKQVLISGDQQKAKYKVSEIARAMGFIPVDMGSLAYAKEIEAIPLRLLPKWKIPAILALGLFICFYTYNFIRDVLQPYIQERKNKFYKLPLSVVNTTLPCVAYVMLSLVYLPGVLAAALQLYWGTKYSRFPDWLDHWLQHRKQIGLLSFFCASLHAVYSFCLPLRRSSRYLIINEAVKQVLANKSNIWNEEEVWRMEIYISLGILALGILSLLAITSLPSISNSLNWREFTFVQLFSIVLLCLRTFVHVPETEFGFKGIRELRKMTRLQEK
- the STEAP3 gene encoding metalloreductase STEAP3 isoform X1: MKSKRSLAMANGNQLEQKCCPADKSCDSHGEGCPSQQKSAEKMSGDMDEPLISCQLVESNPNLIEIPSQSQTVGILGSGDFARSLATRLVGSGFRVIVGSRNPKRTAGLFPAAAQVILQAEAVSTPEIIFVAMYREHYSTLSSLSDLLVGKILVDVSNSTEKEHLQQRESNAEYLASLFPSCTVVKAFNVISAWSLQSGPKDGNKQVLISGDQQKAKYKVSEIARAMGFIPVDMGSLAYAKEIEAIPLRLLPKWKIPAILALGLFICFYTYNFIRDVLQPYIQERKNKFYKLPLSVVNTTLPCVAYVMLSLVYLPGVLAAALQLYWGTKYSRFPDWLDHWLQHRKQIGLLSFFCASLHAVYSFCLPLRRSSRYLIINEAVKQVLANKSNIWNEEEVWRMEIYISLGILALGILSLLAITSLPSISNSLNWREFTFVQSTLGFLALVVSTFHTLTYGWTRAFADSRYLPPTFTLTLLVPCVVILAKGIFLLPCLRHRLARIRRGWEKKTTVKFVLPTDYPHTEKTSHV
- the STEAP3 gene encoding metalloreductase STEAP3 isoform X3, producing MSGDMDEPLISCQLVESNPNLIEIPSQSQTVGILGSGDFARSLATRLVGSGFRVIVGSRNPKRTAGLFPAAAQVILQAEAVSTPEIIFVAMYREHYSTLSSLSDLLVGKILVDVSNSTEKEHLQQRESNAEYLASLFPSCTVVKAFNVISAWSLQSGPKDGNKQVLISGDQQKAKYKVSEIARAMGFIPVDMGSLAYAKEIEAIPLRLLPKWKIPAILALGLFICFYTYNFIRDVLQPYIQERKNKFYKLPLSVVNTTLPCVAYVMLSLVYLPGVLAAALQLYWGTKYSRFPDWLDHWLQHRKQIGLLSFFCASLHAVYSFCLPLRRSSRYLIINEAVKQVLANKSNIWNEEEVWRMEIYISLGILALGILSLLAITSLPSISNSLNWREFTFVQSTLGFLALVVSTFHTLTYGWTRAFADSRYLPPTFTLTLLVPCVVILAKGIFLLPCLRHRLARIRRGWEKKTTVKFVLPTDYPHTEKTSHV